In the genome of Anabas testudineus chromosome 4, fAnaTes1.2, whole genome shotgun sequence, one region contains:
- the arhgap45b gene encoding rho GTPase-activating protein 45 isoform X2, producing MLKRGGKNSYNPYSTSQRVKKAESKAKDRLDILPNKHNIWLKQLSILPEQPRKDAGDIALSSSPSSSSSLLTPTSAGHLDPSMSCPGTPSTQHSKMAALQGVGCPSPVATLKRPTALSRHASAAGLPLQSWVFTKGQGKGALTPTPPSESPESTVIEVEDIPALLRDVARFAEAVEKLKDVVLAEGKKESQRPVAHECLGEVLRVLRQVINTYPLLNTVEILTAAGHLISKVKGFHYEACNEADKKDFEKAIETIAVAFSSNVSELLMGEVDSSTLLSLLPTEKSRSMENLYTATGQGADGSQFRSDLQDMGRGEEVDVILQRSEGGVDSALLYAKTISKYMKDLISYVEKRISLESEFSKGLQRLYQSCKHSITHPHMPLFSIYSLALEQDQEQSVGLQQASTTLHSQTFIQPLMQRKQEHEKRRKEIKEHWIRAKRKLMECEVNLRKAKQCYMARCEEYDKAKTAACRAEEEGGGSTAKSLEKKKRVEEEARNKADEAEATYRTCIADATTQQLELEHTKVTVLRQLQDVIKQSDQTLRSATISYYQLMHMQTVALPVHYQTLCESSKLYDPGRQYAAHVRDLQLPEQPNVHYTFEAYSPSSSSSVLGHRPRNDSFNTEPTSHTDSPVTTVDTAAAENKDAEVQRKRQGHKSWGSTVSDDSVGVDGGLESPTASTSDISKMARTSSTGTMSSNEDADEKDGNVPSFESPNINGMDPDVASTRQFRNIGLSKAAQTHRLRKLRTPAKCRECDSYVYFQGAECEECFLACHKRCLETLAIQCGHKKLQGRLQLFGREFSQVASCASDGIPFIITKCISEIERRALKMKGIYRVNGVKTRVEKLCQAFENGKELVELSQCSPHDISNVLKLYLRQLPEPIMPFHLYNSLMGLAKESLQGDGDALAGEAESNSMNPAVVRGPELVDLGPDTDPEILVLVDKLKERLKELPKANLATLRYIVRHLRKIAELEEDNKMSPSNLGIVFGPSLMRPRPTGATISLSSLVDYPHQARIVEALIVFYSSIFQSKTSQTHKTSRTASTSTEQASIAGDKTGGSVDREDNGGREEHSKPDTDKMEEGCESSLGSLGSSEQLPDSDSEPDESGQRTAHPHCLMKQESEVSLDDDQLSYRDSLDLSGHTTNTDPAQDADQDQVSQDAAEPPALPNSGPPDDDTGAEQDLSVSLAELNVNQSNNNNNNNNYPYSPSLNLPGLPLARLSGKKLTLTRNRDSEPEFV from the exons ATGCTGAAACGTGGTGGCAAAAACAGTTACAACCCTTACTCTACGAGTCAGAGAGTTAAGAAGGCTGAGTCGAAGGCCAAGGACAGACTGGATATTCTGCCCAACAAGCACAACATATGGCTTAAACAG CTGTCCATCCTCCCGGAGCAACCTCGGAAAGATGCTGGCGACAtcgctctctcctcctccccttcatcGTCCTCCTCGTTGCTTACCCCGACCTCCGCCGGGCACCTGGACCCCTCGATGTCCTGCCCAGGCACCCCCAGCACCCAGCACAGTAAGATGGCAGCACTGCAGGGTGTGGGCTGCCCGTCTCCTGTGGCCACCCTGAAGAGACCCACGGCACTGAGCAGACACGCCAGTGCGGCAG GACTCCCGCTGCAGTCCTGGGTGTTCACTAAAGGCCAGGGGAAAGGGGCTTTGACCCCGACCCCTCCGTCTGAGAGTCCAGAGAGCACGGTCATTGAAGTGGAGGACATCCCGGCCCTGCTGAGAGACGTGGCGCGCTTCGCCGAGGCTGTGGAGAAACTAAAGGATGTGGTGCTGGCCGAAG GTAAAAAGGAGAGTCAGCGACCTGTAGCTCACGAATGTTTGGGCGAGGTCCTGCGGGTGCTGCGTCAGGTCATTAACACGTACCCTCTGCTGAACACTGTGGAGATCCTCACTGCTGCTGGCCATCTTATATCCAAAGTCAAAG GTTTCCACTATGAGGCCTGTAACGAGGCAGACAAAAAGGACTTCGAGAAAGCAATTGAAACCATTGCAGTTGCTTTTAGCAGCAA TGTGTCTGAGCTGCTGATGGGAGAGGTGGACAGCAGTACGCTGCTCTCTCTGCTTCCCACTGAGAAGAGCAGG TCGATGGAGAACTTGTACACTGCAacaggccagggagcagacgGCAGCCAGTTCAGGAGCGACCTGCAGGACATGG GCCGAGGTGAGGAAGTGGATGTGATCCTTCAGCGCAGTGAGGGAGGGGTGGACTCGGCTTTGCTCTACGCCAAAACCATTTCCAAGTACATGAAGGATCTGATCAGCTACGTGGAGAAGAGAATTTCACTGG AGAGTGAGTTCTCCAAAGGCCTTCAGAGATTATACCAGTCCTGCAAACACAGCATAACACAT CCCCACATGCCCCTCTTCTCCATCTACTCTCTGGCTCTGGAGCAGGACCAGGAGCAGAGTGTGGGGCTGCAGCAGGCCAGCACCACCCTGCACAGCCAGACATTCATTCAG CCTCTGATGCAGCGCAAGCAGGAGCATGAAAAGAGACGGAAGGAGATCAAGGAGCACTGGATTCGAGCTAAAAGAAAACTG ATGGAGTGTGAGGTAAACCTGCGGAAGGCCAAGCAATGCTACATGGCCCGCTGTGAGGAGTATGACAAGGCCAAAACGGCAGCCTGCCgagctgaggaggagggaggaggatcTACAGCAAAGTCtctggagaagaagaaacgagTAGAGGAAGAGGCTCGCAACAAG gcAGACGAAGCGGAGGCCACCTACCGGACATGCATAGCAGATGCCACCACTCAGCAACTGGAGCTGGAGCACACAAAGGTCACGGTGCTGAGACAGCTGCAGGACGTCATCAAACAGAGCGATCAGACCCTCCGCTCG GCCACCATTTCCTACTACCAGCTCATGCACATGCAGACAGTAGCCTTGCCCGTCCACTACCAGACACTGTGTGAGAGCAGTAAGCTGTACGACCCAGGCCGGCAGTACGCCGCCCACGTCCGAGACCTGCAGCTGCCGGAGCAGCCCAATGTTCACTACACATTCGAGGCCTATTCCCCCAGCAGCTCGTCGTCAGT GCTTGGTCACAGACCCAGGAATGACAGTTTTAACACGGAGCCGACGAGCCACACAGACAGTCCCGTCACCACTGtggacacagcagctgcagaaaataaagatgCAGAGGTTCAGCGCAAGA GGCAGGGCCACAAGTCATGGGGTTCAACAGTAAGTGATGACAGCGTTGGAGTAGATGGAGGCTTGGAGTCTCCCACTGCCAGCACAA GCGACATCAGTAAAATGGCTCGGACATCATCCACTGGAACAATGTCATCCAATGAGGATGCAGATGAGAAAGATGGGAACGTCCCCTCATTTGAAAGTCCAA ataTTAACGGCATGGATCCTGACGTGGCGTCCACCAGACAGTTCCGTAACATCGGCCTGTCCAAAGCGGCTCAGACCCACCGGCTGAGGAAGCTGCGGACTCCTGCAAAATGTCGCGAGTGTGACAGCTACGTGTACTTCCAGGGGGCCGAGTGTGAAGAG TGTTTCCTGGCGTGTCACAAGCGCTGTCTAGAGACTCTGGCTATACAGTGCGGCCATAAGAAGCTGCAGGGCCGTCTGCAGCTGTTCGGCAGGGAGTTCTCCCAGGTGGCCAGCTGCGCCAGCGACGGCATCCCCTTTATCATCACCAAGTGCATTTCTGAGATAGAGAGACGGGCGCTGAAGATGAAG GGCATCTACAGGGTGAACGGGGTGAAGACTCGTGTTGAGAAACTGTGTCAGGCCTTCGAGAACGGCAAGGAGCTGGTGGAGCTGTCCCAGTGTTCGCCACACGACATCAGCAACGTCCTCAAGCTTTACCTCAGACAG CTGCCAGAGCCCATCATGCCTTTCCACCTGTACAACAGCCTGATGGGTTTGGCCAAGGAGAGTCTACAAGGTGACGGAGACGCTTTGGCAGGAGAGGCAGAGTCCAACAGTATGAACCCAGCAGTGGTCAGGGGCCCGGAGCTGGTGGATCTGGGCCCTGACACTGACCCAGAAATCCTGGTCCTGGTTGACAAGCTGAAGGAGCGTCTCAAGGAGCTGCCCAAGGCTAATCTCGCCACGCTGCGCTACATCGTTCGTCATCTTCGGAA GATCGCCGAGCTGGAGGAGGATAACAAGATGAGTCCCAGCAACTTGGGTATCGTGTTTGGGCCCTCTCTAATGCGTCCCCGTCCGACTGGGGCCACGATTTCCCTGTCGTCTCTGGTTGATTACCCCCACCAGGCCCGCATCGTGGAGGCCTTAATAGTCTTCTATTCGTCCATCTTCCAGTCTAAAACCTCTCAGACCCATAAAACCAGCCGCACTGCTTCCACCTCCACTGAGCAG GCTAGTATTGCAGGTGACAAGACCGGGGGCTCAGTCGACAGAGAGGACaatggaggcagagaggagcacAGTAAACCAGACACTGATAAGATGGAAGAGGGATGCG AGAGTTCTTTGGGGTCACTGGGCTCCAGTGAGCAGCTACCAGACTCCGACTCGGAACCGGATGAAAGCGGCCAGAGGACGGCACACCCCCACTGCCTGATGAAGCAGGAGAGCGAGGTGAGCCTGGACGATGACCAGCTGAGCTACAGGGACAGCCTGGATCTGTCCGGCCACACAACCAATACCGACCCAGCGCAAGATGCCGATCAAGACCAAGTCAGCCAAGATGCAGCAGAGCCTCCCGCTCTGCCCAACAGCGGGCCCCCAGACGACGACACAGGGGCAGAACAGGATCTGAGCGTCTCTCTGGCTGAGCTCAATGTGAACcagtccaacaacaacaacaacaacaacaactacccCTACTCCCCTAGTTTAAACCTGCCAGGTCTTCCACTGGCACGTCTGTCTGGGAAGAAATTAACCCtgaccagaaacagagacagtgaaCCTGAATTTGTCTGA
- the arhgap45b gene encoding rho GTPase-activating protein 45 isoform X1 has translation MCDGSSSSSSSRRRKTDRQLPWLDVGLDGTELPLSASGRAPKWRVGGWVGGLYVKLKEVGMDGKGTLKMFRKKRELIKTPSISKKSRAGSPGPQSGPSSLSILPEQPRKDAGDIALSSSPSSSSSLLTPTSAGHLDPSMSCPGTPSTQHSKMAALQGVGCPSPVATLKRPTALSRHASAAGLPLQSWVFTKGQGKGALTPTPPSESPESTVIEVEDIPALLRDVARFAEAVEKLKDVVLAEGKKESQRPVAHECLGEVLRVLRQVINTYPLLNTVEILTAAGHLISKVKGFHYEACNEADKKDFEKAIETIAVAFSSNVSELLMGEVDSSTLLSLLPTEKSRSMENLYTATGQGADGSQFRSDLQDMGRGEEVDVILQRSEGGVDSALLYAKTISKYMKDLISYVEKRISLESEFSKGLQRLYQSCKHSITHPHMPLFSIYSLALEQDQEQSVGLQQASTTLHSQTFIQPLMQRKQEHEKRRKEIKEHWIRAKRKLMECEVNLRKAKQCYMARCEEYDKAKTAACRAEEEGGGSTAKSLEKKKRVEEEARNKADEAEATYRTCIADATTQQLELEHTKVTVLRQLQDVIKQSDQTLRSATISYYQLMHMQTVALPVHYQTLCESSKLYDPGRQYAAHVRDLQLPEQPNVHYTFEAYSPSSSSSVLGHRPRNDSFNTEPTSHTDSPVTTVDTAAAENKDAEVQRKRQGHKSWGSTVSDDSVGVDGGLESPTASTSDISKMARTSSTGTMSSNEDADEKDGNVPSFESPNINGMDPDVASTRQFRNIGLSKAAQTHRLRKLRTPAKCRECDSYVYFQGAECEECFLACHKRCLETLAIQCGHKKLQGRLQLFGREFSQVASCASDGIPFIITKCISEIERRALKMKGIYRVNGVKTRVEKLCQAFENGKELVELSQCSPHDISNVLKLYLRQLPEPIMPFHLYNSLMGLAKESLQGDGDALAGEAESNSMNPAVVRGPELVDLGPDTDPEILVLVDKLKERLKELPKANLATLRYIVRHLRKIAELEEDNKMSPSNLGIVFGPSLMRPRPTGATISLSSLVDYPHQARIVEALIVFYSSIFQSKTSQTHKTSRTASTSTEQASIAGDKTGGSVDREDNGGREEHSKPDTDKMEEGCESSLGSLGSSEQLPDSDSEPDESGQRTAHPHCLMKQESEVSLDDDQLSYRDSLDLSGHTTNTDPAQDADQDQVSQDAAEPPALPNSGPPDDDTGAEQDLSVSLAELNVNQSNNNNNNNNYPYSPSLNLPGLPLARLSGKKLTLTRNRDSEPEFV, from the exons ATGTGcgacggcagcagcagcagcagcagcagcaggaggaggaagacagacagacagttacCGTGGCTCGACGTCGGCCTGGATGGCACCGAGCTCCCGCTGAGCGCGAGCGGCAGAGCACCCAAGTGGCGAGTcggggggtgggtgggggggctGTACGTGAAACTCAAAGAAGTCGGGATGGACGGCAAAGGCACTCTGAAGATGTTCAGGAAGAAACGGGAACTGATCAAGACGCCATCCATCTCGAAGAAGAGCCGAGCAGGAAGCCCGGGGCCACAGAGCGGCCCGTCGTCT CTGTCCATCCTCCCGGAGCAACCTCGGAAAGATGCTGGCGACAtcgctctctcctcctccccttcatcGTCCTCCTCGTTGCTTACCCCGACCTCCGCCGGGCACCTGGACCCCTCGATGTCCTGCCCAGGCACCCCCAGCACCCAGCACAGTAAGATGGCAGCACTGCAGGGTGTGGGCTGCCCGTCTCCTGTGGCCACCCTGAAGAGACCCACGGCACTGAGCAGACACGCCAGTGCGGCAG GACTCCCGCTGCAGTCCTGGGTGTTCACTAAAGGCCAGGGGAAAGGGGCTTTGACCCCGACCCCTCCGTCTGAGAGTCCAGAGAGCACGGTCATTGAAGTGGAGGACATCCCGGCCCTGCTGAGAGACGTGGCGCGCTTCGCCGAGGCTGTGGAGAAACTAAAGGATGTGGTGCTGGCCGAAG GTAAAAAGGAGAGTCAGCGACCTGTAGCTCACGAATGTTTGGGCGAGGTCCTGCGGGTGCTGCGTCAGGTCATTAACACGTACCCTCTGCTGAACACTGTGGAGATCCTCACTGCTGCTGGCCATCTTATATCCAAAGTCAAAG GTTTCCACTATGAGGCCTGTAACGAGGCAGACAAAAAGGACTTCGAGAAAGCAATTGAAACCATTGCAGTTGCTTTTAGCAGCAA TGTGTCTGAGCTGCTGATGGGAGAGGTGGACAGCAGTACGCTGCTCTCTCTGCTTCCCACTGAGAAGAGCAGG TCGATGGAGAACTTGTACACTGCAacaggccagggagcagacgGCAGCCAGTTCAGGAGCGACCTGCAGGACATGG GCCGAGGTGAGGAAGTGGATGTGATCCTTCAGCGCAGTGAGGGAGGGGTGGACTCGGCTTTGCTCTACGCCAAAACCATTTCCAAGTACATGAAGGATCTGATCAGCTACGTGGAGAAGAGAATTTCACTGG AGAGTGAGTTCTCCAAAGGCCTTCAGAGATTATACCAGTCCTGCAAACACAGCATAACACAT CCCCACATGCCCCTCTTCTCCATCTACTCTCTGGCTCTGGAGCAGGACCAGGAGCAGAGTGTGGGGCTGCAGCAGGCCAGCACCACCCTGCACAGCCAGACATTCATTCAG CCTCTGATGCAGCGCAAGCAGGAGCATGAAAAGAGACGGAAGGAGATCAAGGAGCACTGGATTCGAGCTAAAAGAAAACTG ATGGAGTGTGAGGTAAACCTGCGGAAGGCCAAGCAATGCTACATGGCCCGCTGTGAGGAGTATGACAAGGCCAAAACGGCAGCCTGCCgagctgaggaggagggaggaggatcTACAGCAAAGTCtctggagaagaagaaacgagTAGAGGAAGAGGCTCGCAACAAG gcAGACGAAGCGGAGGCCACCTACCGGACATGCATAGCAGATGCCACCACTCAGCAACTGGAGCTGGAGCACACAAAGGTCACGGTGCTGAGACAGCTGCAGGACGTCATCAAACAGAGCGATCAGACCCTCCGCTCG GCCACCATTTCCTACTACCAGCTCATGCACATGCAGACAGTAGCCTTGCCCGTCCACTACCAGACACTGTGTGAGAGCAGTAAGCTGTACGACCCAGGCCGGCAGTACGCCGCCCACGTCCGAGACCTGCAGCTGCCGGAGCAGCCCAATGTTCACTACACATTCGAGGCCTATTCCCCCAGCAGCTCGTCGTCAGT GCTTGGTCACAGACCCAGGAATGACAGTTTTAACACGGAGCCGACGAGCCACACAGACAGTCCCGTCACCACTGtggacacagcagctgcagaaaataaagatgCAGAGGTTCAGCGCAAGA GGCAGGGCCACAAGTCATGGGGTTCAACAGTAAGTGATGACAGCGTTGGAGTAGATGGAGGCTTGGAGTCTCCCACTGCCAGCACAA GCGACATCAGTAAAATGGCTCGGACATCATCCACTGGAACAATGTCATCCAATGAGGATGCAGATGAGAAAGATGGGAACGTCCCCTCATTTGAAAGTCCAA ataTTAACGGCATGGATCCTGACGTGGCGTCCACCAGACAGTTCCGTAACATCGGCCTGTCCAAAGCGGCTCAGACCCACCGGCTGAGGAAGCTGCGGACTCCTGCAAAATGTCGCGAGTGTGACAGCTACGTGTACTTCCAGGGGGCCGAGTGTGAAGAG TGTTTCCTGGCGTGTCACAAGCGCTGTCTAGAGACTCTGGCTATACAGTGCGGCCATAAGAAGCTGCAGGGCCGTCTGCAGCTGTTCGGCAGGGAGTTCTCCCAGGTGGCCAGCTGCGCCAGCGACGGCATCCCCTTTATCATCACCAAGTGCATTTCTGAGATAGAGAGACGGGCGCTGAAGATGAAG GGCATCTACAGGGTGAACGGGGTGAAGACTCGTGTTGAGAAACTGTGTCAGGCCTTCGAGAACGGCAAGGAGCTGGTGGAGCTGTCCCAGTGTTCGCCACACGACATCAGCAACGTCCTCAAGCTTTACCTCAGACAG CTGCCAGAGCCCATCATGCCTTTCCACCTGTACAACAGCCTGATGGGTTTGGCCAAGGAGAGTCTACAAGGTGACGGAGACGCTTTGGCAGGAGAGGCAGAGTCCAACAGTATGAACCCAGCAGTGGTCAGGGGCCCGGAGCTGGTGGATCTGGGCCCTGACACTGACCCAGAAATCCTGGTCCTGGTTGACAAGCTGAAGGAGCGTCTCAAGGAGCTGCCCAAGGCTAATCTCGCCACGCTGCGCTACATCGTTCGTCATCTTCGGAA GATCGCCGAGCTGGAGGAGGATAACAAGATGAGTCCCAGCAACTTGGGTATCGTGTTTGGGCCCTCTCTAATGCGTCCCCGTCCGACTGGGGCCACGATTTCCCTGTCGTCTCTGGTTGATTACCCCCACCAGGCCCGCATCGTGGAGGCCTTAATAGTCTTCTATTCGTCCATCTTCCAGTCTAAAACCTCTCAGACCCATAAAACCAGCCGCACTGCTTCCACCTCCACTGAGCAG GCTAGTATTGCAGGTGACAAGACCGGGGGCTCAGTCGACAGAGAGGACaatggaggcagagaggagcacAGTAAACCAGACACTGATAAGATGGAAGAGGGATGCG AGAGTTCTTTGGGGTCACTGGGCTCCAGTGAGCAGCTACCAGACTCCGACTCGGAACCGGATGAAAGCGGCCAGAGGACGGCACACCCCCACTGCCTGATGAAGCAGGAGAGCGAGGTGAGCCTGGACGATGACCAGCTGAGCTACAGGGACAGCCTGGATCTGTCCGGCCACACAACCAATACCGACCCAGCGCAAGATGCCGATCAAGACCAAGTCAGCCAAGATGCAGCAGAGCCTCCCGCTCTGCCCAACAGCGGGCCCCCAGACGACGACACAGGGGCAGAACAGGATCTGAGCGTCTCTCTGGCTGAGCTCAATGTGAACcagtccaacaacaacaacaacaacaacaactacccCTACTCCCCTAGTTTAAACCTGCCAGGTCTTCCACTGGCACGTCTGTCTGGGAAGAAATTAACCCtgaccagaaacagagacagtgaaCCTGAATTTGTCTGA